Within the Candidatus Baltobacteraceae bacterium genome, the region ACGTGCGCGAACCGCCCGAGGTTCCGCTCTTCAGCGGCGCGGCGTACGACATAGCGCCGCCCGTCCTGCTCGCGGTCGGCAGCGATTGTGCGGTCGGCAAGATGACGGTGATGCTCGAACTCGCTCGCGCCGCCGGCGATCGCGGCAAACGCGCGGAGTTCGTACCGACGGGACAAACCGGAATCATGATCGCCGGCTGGGGAATCTCCGTCGATCGCGTTATCTCGGATTTCGCCGCCGGCGCGGCCGAACAACTCGTGCTGCAGGCCGCGGCGCGCGAGCCCGACGCGATCTTCGTTGAAGGTCAGGGAGGCATCAATCACCCCGCTTACGCGCCCGTCACGCTGGCGCTGATGTTCGGCGCCGCGCCCGACGCTCTGGTCCTCGTCTGCGACGTGAAACGTACGGCGATCGAAACGTACGGAACCCCGATTCTGCGCTACGCGGCCCTGATCGATATCTACGAGCGCATTTTGGCGACGGTGAAGCCCGCAAACGTCGCCGGACTCGCGCTCAACACGTACGGGCTCTCCGACGAGCGCGCACGCGCCGAAATCGAACGCGCGCGCGCCGAGACCGGCCTGCCGGTCGACGACGTCGTGCGTTTCGGTCCGCACGCTCTCTACGACGCGATCGTCCCCAAGCTTCACAAACGCCCGCCGCTCGCGGCCGAGGTCCACGCATGAAACTCGCTCGTCTTCTGTTCGCTCTGCTGCTCGCAATGAGTTTTACCGCCTGCGCGAAGAGCGGCGGCGGCAGCGGAGGAACCGGCACCGCGGCCGGTCACAACGCTTTTACCATCCCTGGCGTCCTGCGCTATGGGCGCCAGGACGAACCCGACAGCCTCAACCCGATGTTCGCGCATACCGACGCGACCGATCAAGTCGACGGCCTGATTTTTTCGTCGCTGCTGCGAACCGACGAAACGGGCAACTATATCCCCGATCTCGCAACCGCGGTACCGTCGTACGAGAATGGCGGCATCAGTAAAGACGGCAAGACCATCACGTTTCACATGCGCAAGGGCGTCGTCTGGTCCGACGGCGCGCCGCTCGACGCACGCGATTGGATGTTCACGTATCACGCGGTTATGAATCCGGCGAACAACACGAAGCTGCTGCTCGGCTGGGACAACATTGCGACGGCAGCCGCGCCCGACAACTACACGATCGTCATCCGGCTTAAGAAGCCGGATGCGGCGGTGCTCGGGATCTTCGCATTCGGCGGTTCCGCCTATCCGCCGTTGCCGGCCCATCTGCTCGCCGGCCTGCCGAACATCAACAACGCTCCGTTCAATAGCCATCCGATTTCGAGCGGCCCGTTTCTGCTCAAGCAATGGGATCACGGCAGCCAACTGGTCTTCGTTCCGAACCCGCGCTACTATCGCGGCGCGCCGAAGCTCAAAGAGATTCTCTGGAAGGTGATCCCCGACGTCAACACGCTTTTCGAGCAACTGCAGACGCACGAAATCGACGTCTATCCCTCGGTTGACGAAAATCACATCGCCGCACTCTCGCAGATTCACGGAATTACGATCAATAAGACGCTGGTTGGAAATTGGCGCCATATGGGTATCAACATGAGCAAGCCGCAGTTGCGCGACGTGCGCGTTCGGCTCGCACTCGCCGAAGCCATCGACTGGAAGCGCATCAACGATACGATCTATCATGGCTACAATCAACTAGGCGTGACCGACGTGTTCCCGAAGTCGTGGGCGGCGCCGACGATTCCGCGCTACAAGCACGATATTGACGGCGCCAAAAAGCTCCTCACGCAAGCCGGCTGGACGATGGGCGGCGACGGCGTGCTCCACAAGGGCCCGCTCGCGATGGACCTAACGATCTCGACCAACAACACCAATCAGGAAAACGCCGAGGCCGAGGTCGCGATTCAGAATCAGCTCAAACCGCTCGGTATCAATCTCACGGTACGCAACTATCCGGTCAGCCTGCTCTTCGCACAGAACGGCCCGATCTACAGCGGGAAGTACGATCTCGAGTGGTCGATCGAGACCAACGGCGCGGATCCCGACAATGCCGGGCTCTGGGGCAGTGCGTTCATTCCGCCCCACGGCGCGAATACGAGTTGGCTCGACGATCCGCTGGTCGACAAGTACTCCGAGGCCGCGAAACGCACGTTCGACCGCGCGGCGCGCAAAGCACTCTACCAAAAAGAAGAGGAGCGCATGCACGTGCTCGTGCCCAACGTCGTTCTCTATTGGGAGAACTCGTACACGGCCATGAACAGCGACTTCAAAGGTTACAAACCAGCCGCGTTTATTCAGGACACCTGGAACGCCTGGCAGTGGGAGATCTAACATTCCGCTCGCGCTTCGTTCCGACATCGAGTCTGGCGCCGCCCTCGCGTTCGAACCGTCACGCGAAGGCGTACTGAGCTGGAACACCTTCGCCGAACGCGGCGCGATCGAGATTCGATTGCTCCGCGCCGGCGTTCCGGCAACCCCGTGGCTGCCGTACGTCGAATGGACCGCCGACGGTCGCCAATCGCACAGCCCCGTCCACGGCGATCTCACCGTCGAAATCGACGTGATTCGCAGTTCGCAGCCCTTCGACGGGGTCGAGGTGCGCGCCGACGGCGTACGCTTCAACGCACTCGCCTTCGCGACGCCCACGCACGCGCGCGCCTCGTTGCCGTACGCCGGCCAAGCGCGGATCCTCGACGTTCCCGCCCGCTCGCAATACGTCGTCGACGGCGAGCGCGGCTGGTGCAGTCCGACCAGCCTTTCGATGCTCAACGCCTACTTCGGGTTGGATTACGACGTGTCCGCGACGGCGCGCGCCGTTTTCGATCGCGCGTACAACGGAACGGGCAACTGGGCCTTCAACGTGGCCTTTAGCGGCAGCCTCGGTTTGCGCGCCGCGGTGGTGTATCTGCAGAATCTCGATCAAGCGCAGCGATTCATCGAGGCCGGCATACCGATTGCGATCTCCTATAGCTGGAGCGACGGCGAACTGCCCGGCGCACCACTCGAGCAATCCGACGGACATCTGGTCGTGCTCTGCGGTTTCACCGCCAACGGCGATTGCGCGGTCAACGATCCGGCACATCCGAATCTGCGTGCCGTCTATCCGCGCGCCGCGCTCGAGCGCGTGTGGCAACGCAACAACGGCGTCGCCTATGCGGTCGCCCCGCTCGGCTTGGATTTCGTCGCGCTCGTCGATCGCTGATGCAGCCCGACGATCGGCTCACGTCGATGGAACGCGTCGCGGATGCGCCGCTGCACATCGCGCTCGTCGAGCCGGAGATTCCACCCAATACCGGCAATGTGGCGCGGCTCTGCGCGGCGACGGGCTGCGCCCTGCATTTGGTCGAGCCGCTCGGCTTTCGCATCGACGATCGCGAACTCAAGCGCGCCGGCCTGGATTATTGGAAACATCTCAACGTCGTCGTGCACCCCTCACTCGACGCATTCTTGGATGCAACGACATCGCGACGGCGCTGGTATCTCTCGAAGCGCGCCGAAACCTCCTACGCGCGAGCGCTCTTCGAGCGCGGTGACGTACTCGTCTTCGGCAAGGAAACGAAGGGTCTCCCGGAGCCGCTGCTCGCCGCCGACCCCGCGCATTGCTTACGCATCCCGATGCGCGAGCAATCCGTACGCAGCCTCAATCTTTCAACCGCCGTCGGAATCGTCGCCTACGCTGCGCTCGCGCGCCTCGATTTCCCCGGATTGCACTAGTTTCATCCCTTGAGCATCTCGCGCGCCGCGTTCCAGCCGCAGGCGCCCATTACGCCGCCGCCGGGATGGGTGGCCGCACCGCACAGGTAGAGACCCTTGACGGGCGTTCGGTAATCGGCAAAGCCCGGCACGGGGCGAAACATGAAGAGATCGTGCACGGGCATCGAGCCTTGAAAAATGTTGCCGCCCGTAAGGTTGAACGTGCTCTCGATATCGACCGGGCTGAGCGTTTGCCGATCGATCACCGAGCTCTTGAAGCCGGGCGCGTAGCGTTCGACGATATCGAAGCAGCGGTCGGCGAAGTCGTTCTTTTTCGCTTCGTCCCACGGTCCGTCTTTGCGCGTGTAGGGTGCGTATTGCACGAACATCGACATCAGCTGTTTGCCGTCCGGCGCGACCGTCGGATCGACCGCCGACGGAATCGTACATTCGACCACCGGCTCTTTCGAGGGATATCCGTATTTTGCGTCGTCGTAGGCGCGCTCGATGAAGTCCTGATCGGGGCACAGATGCACGGTTCCGCGGTGTTGCGGACCCGCTTGCGTCCCCGGACACGCGGTGAAGTTCGGCAGCGTTTCGAGCGCGACGTTGATCTTCATCGACGCACTGCTGTAATCGATGCGCTCGACGGCGGCAACGAACTCCGGCGGCAGCGTCTGCGGATCCAGCAACTTCGTAAAGGTCAGGTTGCAATCGAGATTGCTGGCGACGTGTTTTGCGTGGAATTCGTCGCCGTTGGCGAGTGCGACGCCGGTCACGCGCCCCTTCTTCGTAAGAATCTTCGCGACTTCGGCTTCCGTGCGAATCTCGACGCCCAGATCCGTTGCGGCGCGCGCGAGTGCTTGCGTGAGGCCGCCCATGCCGCCGCGCACGTAACTCCAAACGCCGCGCTTGCCGTTGGTTTCGCCCATCACGTGATGGAAGAGTACGTAGGCCGTGCCCGGCATCGAGGGCGCCATAAACGCGCCGATGATCGCGTCGGTTGCGAGCGTCCCTTTGAGTTCCTCGGATTCGAACCAGCGATCGAGAATCGGCCGCGCGGCGCCGGTGAGGACTTCGATCGCCTCGCCCATCGCGGGTCCCAATTTTTGCAGCGCGCGGCCCATCTTGCCCATCTCGACGAGATCGCGAACCTTGGGGCGCAAGACGTTGGGTGGAACCTTCGTGAGCGTGGGCTCGACGACCGATGCGACCCGTTCGAGCATCGCCTCGTACTTCGGATAATTCGCTGCATCTTTTCGACTGAACTTTGCAATCTCGGCAACGTCGGTCGCTTTGTCGGCGCCGAGCATCAAATATCGGCCGTCGAGAAACGGCGAGAAC harbors:
- a CDS encoding DUF1611 domain-containing protein, yielding MRRYLILAPGQFADNAKTAHGVIRYGSDRTVAVVDPMHAGKRVRDVLPHLPSEAPIVASVSDGLAFAPTALLIGTAPKGGALPQSWRDEVLTALRAGLEVVSGLHDMLGNDPEFAAAARASGAAIWDVREPPEVPLFSGAAYDIAPPVLLAVGSDCAVGKMTVMLELARAAGDRGKRAEFVPTGQTGIMIAGWGISVDRVISDFAAGAAEQLVLQAAAREPDAIFVEGQGGINHPAYAPVTLALMFGAAPDALVLVCDVKRTAIETYGTPILRYAALIDIYERILATVKPANVAGLALNTYGLSDERARAEIERARAETGLPVDDVVRFGPHALYDAIVPKLHKRPPLAAEVHA
- a CDS encoding peptide ABC transporter substrate-binding protein, which translates into the protein MKLARLLFALLLAMSFTACAKSGGGSGGTGTAAGHNAFTIPGVLRYGRQDEPDSLNPMFAHTDATDQVDGLIFSSLLRTDETGNYIPDLATAVPSYENGGISKDGKTITFHMRKGVVWSDGAPLDARDWMFTYHAVMNPANNTKLLLGWDNIATAAAPDNYTIVIRLKKPDAAVLGIFAFGGSAYPPLPAHLLAGLPNINNAPFNSHPISSGPFLLKQWDHGSQLVFVPNPRYYRGAPKLKEILWKVIPDVNTLFEQLQTHEIDVYPSVDENHIAALSQIHGITINKTLVGNWRHMGINMSKPQLRDVRVRLALAEAIDWKRINDTIYHGYNQLGVTDVFPKSWAAPTIPRYKHDIDGAKKLLTQAGWTMGGDGVLHKGPLAMDLTISTNNTNQENAEAEVAIQNQLKPLGINLTVRNYPVSLLFAQNGPIYSGKYDLEWSIETNGADPDNAGLWGSAFIPPHGANTSWLDDPLVDKYSEAAKRTFDRAARKALYQKEEERMHVLVPNVVLYWENSYTAMNSDFKGYKPAAFIQDTWNAWQWEI
- a CDS encoding C39 family peptidase; this translates as MLRAGVPATPWLPYVEWTADGRQSHSPVHGDLTVEIDVIRSSQPFDGVEVRADGVRFNALAFATPTHARASLPYAGQARILDVPARSQYVVDGERGWCSPTSLSMLNAYFGLDYDVSATARAVFDRAYNGTGNWAFNVAFSGSLGLRAAVVYLQNLDQAQRFIEAGIPIAISYSWSDGELPGAPLEQSDGHLVVLCGFTANGDCAVNDPAHPNLRAVYPRAALERVWQRNNGVAYAVAPLGLDFVALVDR
- a CDS encoding tRNA (cytidine(34)-2'-O)-methyltransferase gives rise to the protein MQPDDRLTSMERVADAPLHIALVEPEIPPNTGNVARLCAATGCALHLVEPLGFRIDDRELKRAGLDYWKHLNVVVHPSLDAFLDATTSRRRWYLSKRAETSYARALFERGDVLVFGKETKGLPEPLLAADPAHCLRIPMREQSVRSLNLSTAVGIVAYAALARLDFPGLH
- a CDS encoding NAD(P)/FAD-dependent oxidoreductase, giving the protein MQPQYDAIIVGGGHNGLVTACYLARAKWKVLVLERRYVVGGACVTEETFPGFKVSTAAYVNSLFRPEIIRDLHLGSYGFEAVERNPASFSPFLDGRYLMLGADKATDVAEIAKFSRKDAANYPKYEAMLERVASVVEPTLTKVPPNVLRPKVRDLVEMGKMGRALQKLGPAMGEAIEVLTGAARPILDRWFESEELKGTLATDAIIGAFMAPSMPGTAYVLFHHVMGETNGKRGVWSYVRGGMGGLTQALARAATDLGVEIRTEAEVAKILTKKGRVTGVALANGDEFHAKHVASNLDCNLTFTKLLDPQTLPPEFVAAVERIDYSSASMKINVALETLPNFTACPGTQAGPQHRGTVHLCPDQDFIERAYDDAKYGYPSKEPVVECTIPSAVDPTVAPDGKQLMSMFVQYAPYTRKDGPWDEAKKNDFADRCFDIVERYAPGFKSSVIDRQTLSPVDIESTFNLTGGNIFQGSMPVHDLFMFRPVPGFADYRTPVKGLYLCGAATHPGGGVMGACGWNAAREMLKG